A genomic stretch from candidate division WOR-3 bacterium includes:
- a CDS encoding FprA family A-type flavoprotein: MPIRIIKPDIYAIGTIDWDRRLFDELIPLPDGTSYNAYFIKGKDKTCLIDSSDPRQEQEFINNLRALNIKHIDYIISHHAEQDHSGAIPRVLELYPSAQVVTSPKGKTMLMDLLLIPEHRIMTIDDRQIISLGNKTIEFIYAPWVHWPETILSYLREDKILFPCDLFGSHLATSDLYATDTAKVYASAKRYYAEIMMPFRSHIAKHLEKIENLKIEMIAPSHGPVYHNPEFILNAYKEWVSDKVKNEVVIPFVSMHGSTRKMIDYFVNALIERNITVKPFNLIETDIGELAMALVDTATVVIGSPTVLTGPHPEVLYAVYLTNLLRPKLKFISVIGSYGWGGKMLEIITSLTNNLKIELIEPILIKGYPKTDDFKALERLADDILRRHQNTPEVIL; encoded by the coding sequence AATAATTAAACCAGATATTTATGCCATCGGAACGATTGATTGGGACCGAAGATTATTTGATGAGTTGATTCCTTTACCGGATGGCACAAGTTATAATGCTTATTTTATAAAAGGTAAAGATAAGACTTGTTTAATTGATTCTTCTGACCCCAGACAAGAGCAAGAGTTTATCAATAATTTAAGAGCACTCAATATTAAACACATCGACTATATAATCTCCCATCATGCGGAACAAGACCATTCAGGTGCGATCCCCAGAGTTTTAGAACTTTATCCTTCAGCCCAAGTTGTTACGAGTCCAAAAGGTAAAACAATGCTGATGGATTTACTTTTAATCCCCGAACATCGGATTATGACCATTGATGACCGACAAATAATTTCACTCGGTAATAAAACTATTGAATTTATCTACGCACCTTGGGTTCACTGGCCTGAGACAATTCTTTCTTATTTAAGAGAAGATAAAATTCTCTTTCCGTGCGATTTATTCGGTTCCCATCTGGCCACAAGCGATTTATATGCAACTGATACTGCAAAAGTCTATGCTTCAGCAAAAAGATATTATGCTGAAATAATGATGCCATTTCGTTCGCATATTGCCAAACATTTAGAGAAGATAGAAAACTTAAAAATTGAAATGATTGCACCAAGCCACGGTCCTGTTTATCATAATCCCGAGTTTATCTTGAATGCTTATAAAGAATGGGTGTCGGATAAGGTTAAAAATGAAGTAGTAATTCCTTTTGTCTCGATGCATGGTTCAACTCGAAAAATGATCGACTATTTCGTAAATGCATTAATTGAACGAAATATTACTGTAAAACCATTTAATCTTATTGAAACGGATATTGGCGAATTAGCAATGGCATTAGTTGACACAGCAACCGTTGTTATTGGTTCGCCAACAGTCTTAACTGGTCCGCATCCTGAAGTGCTATATGCGGTCTATCTAACTAATCTTTTAAGACCAAAATTAAAATTTATCTCAGTGATTGGTTCTTACGGTTGGGGTGGAAAAATGCTTGAAATAATTACGAGCCTGACGAATAACTTAAAAATAGAACTAATTGAGCCAATCCTGATTAAAGGTTACCCCAAAACCGATGATTTCAAAGCATTAGAGAGATTAGCAGACGACATTTTAAGACGACATCAGAATACCCCAGAGGTCATTTTATAA